From the genome of Corallococcus macrosporus DSM 14697:
TCGCAGTCCTTGCAGAACATGCAGTTGGCGCAGCGCTGGCAGCCCTCGCACGCGTAGGAGCCGGGGTTGCCCGGGTCGGCCGCGAAGCTCTTGGCCAGTCTCTGGAACTGCTCCAGGAACTCCCGCTTGCCCAGGGTGGACACCAGCTCACGCGCCGCCTTCTCCTGCGCGACCAGGTCCGCCTTGTCTGGCCGCGTTCCTTTGTCCTTCACCACCTGGGACACTCCTTCATCAGTTCGGACCGGGCCTCAGGCGGGCCAGTCCCGCGAGGTCGATGCCGCGCGCCACCCGGCGCACCTCCACCGTACCCGGAAATCCCCGGCTGGTGACGGCAACCACGTAGCGGCCCCCCACCAGGAGGTTCGCCTCGGCCACGGACTCCTCAGCGTCGTACCGCACGAAGCCCACGGCATCGTCCAGGTGGATGGGGGCGGAGGGGTCACTGGCCGCCTTGCCCCGGGAGCGCTCCGCGGCCTCTTGAATGGCCTTGCCAATCCGCTCCCCCATGGTGGTGTCCACGATGCGCACCTTCACCTCGCGCCCCTCACCCCGGGTGTAGCGCCGCTCCGCCTCGGAGACGGAGACGTCGCCGTACTTCCCGGTGGAGCCCTGGGTGTGCGCCACCGTGAAGCCGTCCAGCCGCTCTGGGAGGAAGGGGGAGAGTTGCTTGAAGTACACGCAGGGCGCGCGCTCCGCCGCCACCACGGGTGTCACCTCCGGGGGCGAGCCGGACTCGCCAACGCAGCCGGTGGTGCCCAGGACGAATGCGAGCAGAGCGCCAGGGCGCCTGGGGAAAAAAGAGTCGCGCACGAACGAATCAAAGGGTATCCCCGCCCCGCGCGCAATGGACCTCTCGAAGCTCAATCCTCCGCAGCGCGAGGCCGTGGTCACCCTGGAGGGGCCGCTCCTCGTGCTTGCAGGCGCTGGCAGCGGCAAGACTCGCGTCATCACCCACCGCATCGTCCACCTGCTCAATGAGCGGCCGGGCCTCATCATGGCCCGCAACATCCTGGCGGTGACCTTCACCAACAAGGCCGCCACGGAGATGAAGGAGCGCCTGGTCCACATGGCGGGGCCCCGGGCGCAGGGCGTGCTGGTCTGCACCTTCCACGCCTTTGGCGCGGAGATGCTCCGCGAGGACATCCACCGGCTGGGCTGGCCCAGGAAGTTCGCCATCGCGGACATGGGCGACCAGCTCGCCAACATCCGGCGCGCCATGCGCGAGCACAAGATCGACGACCGCGCCTTCGACGCGCGCAAGGTGCTCACGCTCATCTCCAAGGCGAAGAACTCCGGCAAGGCGCCGGAGCCCAAGCCGGAGGGGATTGGGGATGACTACGACCTCATCACCCACCTGGTGTACCCGGACTACCAGCTCTCGCTGAAGGCGCAGGGCTCGGTGGACTTCGACGACCTGCTCCTGCTCCCCGCGCGCCTGCTGCGCGAGCACCCGGACCTCTACGAGAAGTACACCCGGCGCTTCCGCTACCTGCTGGTGGACGAGTTCCAGGACACCAACACCGCGCAGCTGGAGCTCCTGAAGCTCTTGGCCGGCCGCTCCCGCAACGTGTGCGCGGTGGGTGACGACGACCAGTGCATCTATTCGTGGCGCGGCGCGGAGGTGCGCAACATCCTGGACTTCGACCGCCTCTTCCCGGGCGGGAAGGAAGTGCGCCTGGAGCAGAACTACCGCTCCGTGCAGACGGTGCTGGACGCGGCCAACGCCGTCATCGCGAAGAACCCCGAGCGCAAGGCCAAGCAGATGTGGACCGACCGCAAGGGGGGCACGAAGGTGAAGGTGGTGACGTGCCCCAATGACGAGGAGGAGGCCCGCTTCGTCGCGCACGAAATCCAGAAGCACATGGCCCTGGGCATCTCCGCGGATGACATCGCGGTGCTCTACCGGACCAACGGCCAGTCCCGTCCCATCGAGGAGATGCTGCGGGAGAAGAACATCGGCTACGAGGTCGTGGGCGGCAGCGAGTTCTTCGACCGGCGCGAGGTGAAGGACGTCATCGCGTACTTCAAGGTCATCGTGAACAAGCTGGACGAAATCTCCCTCCTGCGAATCGTCAACGTGCCCTCGCGGGGCATTGGCGACGTGACGATGGAGCGCCTGAGCGTCCACGCGCGGGGCGAGGGCGTCACGCTGTGGACGGTGATGAAGAAGGCCGCCGACTACGAGGACCTGCCGCCCGGGGCCGGCGCCCGGGTGCTGGACTTCGTGGAGATGGTGGAGCGCTACCGCGCCGCGTACGAGCACGGCCAGCTGGCCAACGTGACGCGCAAGCTGCTGGAGGAGATTGGCTTCCGCGAGGCCACCCGCGCCCACGCCACCAGCGCCACCGCCGCGGACAAGAAGCTCAAGGGCGTGGACGGCGTGCTCAACTCCCTGGAGAACTTCGAGAAGCGCGAAGGCCCCAAGGCGAGCCTGCTGACGTACCTCAACCGCCTGAGCCTGGACACCCGGCAGGAGGAAGAGGAGGTGCCGGGCGCCAACCGCCGCGTCACCCTGATGACGGTGCACGCCTCCAAGGGCCTGGAGTACCGGCTCGTCTTCTTCATCGGCATGGAGGAGGACCTGATGCCCCACGGGGGCATGCAGGGCGAGGCGCAGAACCTCGAGGAGGAGCGCCGCCTCTGCTACGTGGGCATCACCCGCGCCAAGGAGGTGCTCTACCTCACCCGCGCGGCCACCCGCGTGAAGCGCGGCAAGGAGGTGCCCCGCACGCCCTCGCGCTTCCTGGAGGACCTGCCGCCAGAGGTGATTGAGGTGATGGACATGGACGCGCCCCGCGAAGGGCCCCCCACCACCGAGGAGAAGAACTTCTTCGCCAACCTGAAGGAGCGCTTCAAGAAGCCCGCGGTTCCAGGCGGCCCTCCGGGCGGCGCCGGGCCGGCGGGGGGAGCGGCCAGGTAGGCGCTGGCCCGCTTTCCGGGATGTTCCGGCGGGGGAGGGCGGGGAATCCGGACGCCTGGTGCGGTGTGACCTTGACTTGATCCTCCACACCCACTAGGACGGTCGGCCTTTCCGGGCCTCCGTGAAGTTTTCACGGTCGACCCGCGGTTGATAAAGCACGAGCAGCGGTCCCTGGAATGCACACGGCGGCCGCGAGAAGTCTGGAGTGCACGAAATGTCGCAGAAGACCTACAGCGCGAAGGCTGGGGACATCAAGCGCCAGTGGCACGTCATCGACGTGTCCGACAAGGTGCTGGGCCGCGCGGCGAGCCAGATTGCCACCCTCCTGAAGGGCAAGCACAAGGCCATCTACACGCCGTCCATGGACACGGGCGACCACGTGGTCGTCATCAACGCCGAAAAGGTGAAGGTGACGGGCACGAAGGAGCAGGACAAGATGTACTACCGGCACCCGTTCGCGGGTTTCCCGGGCGCCCTGAAGATCACCAACCTGGAGAAGCTCCGCCAGCGTCACCCCGAGGACATCATCATCAACGCCGTGCGGCGCATGCTTCCGCGCAACGCGCTCGGCCGCCAGATGATGACGAAGCTGAAGGTCTACGCAGGTGACACGCACCCGCACGCGGCCCAGAAGCCCTCCGCGTTCGAGGTCGAGGCGTAAGGGAGACAACGTCCATGCCCATCCACCAAGAGCTCGGTTTCTACGCCACCGGCCGCCGCAAGGAGGCCACCGCCCGCGTCTGGATTCGTCCTGGCACTGGCCTCGTCACCATCAACGGCCGCGAGCTGAACGCGTACTTCGGCCGTGAGACGTCCAAGATGATCCTCAACCAGCCCCTCGAGATCCTCGAGCAGAAGGGCAAGGTTGACGTCACGGTCAACGTCAAGGGTGGCGGTCTCTCCGGCCAGGCCGGCGCCATCCGCCACGGCATCGCCCGGGCGCTGTGCTCCTTCAACCCGGAGTTCCGTCCGGCGCTGAAGAAGGCCGGCTTCCTCACCCGCGATGCTCGCGCGGTCGAGCGCAAGAAGTACGGTCAGCCGGGCGCGCGTCGCCGGTTCCAGTTCTCCAAGCGCTAAGCGGTCCGCTCAGCAGCTCGGTTGTCCCACGCGGCGGGGGTCCTCATCCGAGGGCCTCCGCCGATGTGTTTTTCGGGGTCCATCACGCCCCATCGCATGCATGCGCGAGCGTCTGGTAGCATTCACGCCGCTCATGGAACTCAACGAGATCCTCCAGATCGCCCTGCGTGGCGGTGCCTCCGACATTCATCTCAAGGCAGGCCTGCCGCCCATGTTCCGCGTGGACGGCTCGCTGGTTCCGCTGAAGGACGGCCGCCGCCTCCCTCCCGAGGAGGTGGCGCGCATGGCCTTCGGCATCATGAACGAGTTCCAGAAGGAGAAGTTCAAGGCGAGCAACGAGGTGGACCTCGCCTACGGCGTGCCGGGGCTCGGGCGCTTCCGTGTGAATGTCTTCCAGCAGCGCGGCACGGTGGGCGCAGTGCTGCGCGTCATCCCCTTCAAGGTGATGACCATCCAGGACCTGCTGCTGCCCCAGATTCTCGCCAAGATTTGCGGCGAGGAGCGCGGCCTGGTGCTGGTGACGGGCACCACGGGCTCCGGCAAGTCCACCACGCTGGCGGCGATGATCGACCACATCAACGCCAACGAGACCAGCCACATCATGACGATTGAGGACCCCATCGAGTTCCTCATTCGCGACAAGCGCTCCATCGTGAACCAGCGCGAGGTGGGCGTGGACACGATGAGCTTCGCGCAGGCGCTCAAGAGCGCGCTGCGCCAGGACCCGGACGTCATCCTCGTGGGCGAAATGCGTGACCACGAGACGATTGAGACGGCGCTCCACGCCGCGGAGACGGGCCACCTGGTGATGTCCACGCTGCACACGCTGGACGCCACGGAGACCATCAACCGCATCGTCTCCGCCTTCCCGCCGCACCAGCAGAAGCAGGTGCGTCTGCAGTTGGCCAGCGTGCTCAAGGGCGTGGTGTCCCAGCGGCTGGTGCCGCGCGCGGACGGCAAGGGCCGCGTGGCCGCCGTGGAGGTGCTGCGCGTCACGGCCCGCGTGCGAGAGATGATTGAAGACAAGGACCGCACGAAGGAGATCCACGACGCCATTGCCCAGGGCACGGATACGTACGGGATGCAGACCTTCGACCAGTCGCTGATGAGCCTGGTGCGGCAGGGGCTCGTCACCTACGAGGAGGCCCACCGGCAGGCCACCAACCCGGACGACTTCGCGCTGCGCTTCTCCGGCATCAGCGGCACGTCCGACTCCAAGTGGGACAACTTCGACTCCAAGCCCGGCGAGTCGCGGCCCATCCCGGGCTCCTCGGCGTTCGCGCAGAAGGGGGCGCCCACGGGGGTTCCGGCGCCGCAGGCCGCGCCCGCTCCGGCGCCCATGGCGCAGCCCATGCGTCCGGGGGCTCCGGCGCCCCAGCAGATGCGCCCGGGGGCTCCGCCGCCGCAGGCCATGCGTCCGGGGGCTCCGGCCGGCGCTCCCATGGGGCGCCCCATGGCGCCTCCCGCCGCGCGCCCACCCGCGCCCGCGCCGGCACCCGCCGCGGCCGGTGGGGACGACGACTTCCAGATCGAGCGCTTCTAGGGGCCTGCCCGTCCCGCCGGCACACGCGGCCGGCGGGGCAGGGCGCCAGGGCCCCACCGTCTACGCGTCGTCCTCACCCAGCAGCGCGCGCAGCCGGGACAGGCGGATGGGGCCGATGAGGCCCTCCTTGGAGAGCGCCTGGAGCAGCTGCGCGGTGGCCTGCACCTTGGCCTCCTGCTCCTCCTCGGGCCGGTCCACCACCTCCGCGTCGAGCACGGCCTCCATGTGCTCCGGGTTGATGGGCGCGGGCCCCTCCGACCACGCGATGTCGAAGAGGGCGCGGGCCATGCCCTCGCGCACCTTCCGCTCCGCGTCGTTGGCGGCGGCCTTCACGAAGGTGAGGAAGAGCGCGTCCACCGCCTCCTTGGTGAGCGCGGCCAGCGCGGGCACCTCGCCCAGCGCCTCCTTCACGTATTCGCTGTCGAACGCGTCCACGTCCTGCTCGTAGCCGAAGGCCTCCTCCAGGAGGATGGAGGCCAGGAAGGCGTCCGTCTCCTCCGGGCTGGCGCCTTCCTCGGCCAGGGCCTCGCGGGCCTTCTTCGTGGGCTCGGCCAGGGTGGCGTCCTGGTCCAGCGCGCGGACCGCGGCGTGCGCGGCCAGCAGCACCAGCGAGGCCTGGGCGTCGGTGGACAGGGTGCGGCCCCCCACGCCCAGCAGCACGGCCTTGTGCTTCGGGTTCGCGGAGGCGGCGTCGGTGAAGGCCTGCTCTTCGGCGGACAGCGCTCCTCCGGACTGCTGCTTGTGGAGCGTTTCCCGAGCGGCGTCGGCGGCGAGGAAGCGGGCGAGGACGGGGTGCATGGCCGCGCCTGTTACCACATGCTAGGTATCCCGCCATGCCTCCGGAGGATGAAGGGCCCGACGCTGTTCGCCGTGCCACGGACGCGTGCCTGAAGCTCCTGTCCATGCGCGGGCGCAGCCGCCGGGAGCTGGAGCAGGCCCTGGCCCGGAAGGGCTTCACCGAAGCGGTGTCCGAAGCCGCGCTCGCCCGCGTGAAGGACTGGGGCTACCTGGACGACGAGCGCTTCGCGCGGGAGCGGGCCACCCTGCTCCTGGGGCGGGGCCGGCTGGGGCCCCAGGCGGTGGCGCACCGGCTGCGGGCGCACGGGCTGGAGGAGGGGACGGCCCAGCAGGCCATCTCCGAGGCGAGCGACGTGGTGGCCTTCGACGCGCTGGCCACGGCCCGCGCGGTGCTGGAGAAGCGGGGGCTGCTCGGCCGTCCGCTGGGGGCCCGGGAGCGGGCCCGCGCAGGACGGCTCCTGGACAGCCGGGGCTTCTCGGAGGACGTCATCCACCGGTTGCTCGGTGAAGCTTCGCTGGACCCCTCGGGGCCGGAGGAATAGCGTGGTGGGGATGCGTTCCGCCGTCGCCTTCCTGTCCGCCTTCCTGTTGTTCGGTACCGGCTGCACCGCCCTCACTCAGGGCCAGGCCGGCGAGCCTGACTACGCCGCCGTGGCCGATGAGAACCTCCGGCTCGGCGCCGAGGCCCTGGAGAACAAGGACTTCCTCCGCGCCCAGAAGTACTTCGAGTACGTCCGGACGAAGTTCCCCTACCAGGAGGCCGCCCGCGAGGCCGAGCTGAAGCTGGCCGACGTGGACTTCGAGCGCGAGGCCTTCCCCGAGGCCAAGGAGCAGTACCAGGCCTTCATCAAGCTCCACCCCACGCACGCCAAGGTGGACTACGCCGCCTTCCAGTCCGCCATGACGCACGTGCGGGCCTACCCCTCCGAGTTCTTCGCCCTGCCGCCCTCCAACGAGAAGGACCAGGGCGAGATCCGCTCCGCGCTGGTGGCCATGCAGGAGTTCCTCCGACAGTACCCGCAGTCCCAGTACGTGCCGGACGCGAAGGAGCACCTGGAGGACGCCCGGCGGCGGCTCGCCTCGCACGAGCTGTACGCGGCCCACTTCTACCAGCAGCGCGAGCGCTGGAAGGCCGTGGCCCAGCGCCTGGAGGGCCTGCTGCGCCATTACCCGGGCACGGAGTTCGAGGAGGAGGCCCTCTTCGATCTGCACGAGGCCTATGTGAAGCTGAATGACACCGCCAAGGCGCAGGACACGCTGCGCCAGGTGCTGCGGCGGCTCCCCGGCACGCCCGCCGCGGAGCGCGCCCAGCGCATGCTGGGCTCGTGAGCACGACCCAGGACTGGAGCCGCTTCGGAGGCGGCCTCATCGTCTTCCTGGCGCTGGGCGCCACCCTGGCCTTGTTCATCCCGCGCTTCCTGGGCGCGGCCGCCGGGCCCGAGCTGGAAATCATCACCGCCCTCAAGGAGACGGAGTCCAGCAGCCTGTGGCTGCCGGTGCGCGGCGCGCCTCAACCCCTGAAGTCCCAGAAGCACCGCTTCGCCCGCATCACCGTCAACGTGGCGCCCGGCGGACAGCGGGCGGAGGCGCACGCGACGCTCGACTTCGAGGGCACCCTGGGCGACACCCGGGTGGGCACGGCGGGCGTGGAGCGAGTACCCTTCGTGGTGCGGGGTGGCAAGTGGGTGCCGGAGACGACGGCGGCGCCCCGGCTCCAGGCCGTGGTGACGGCGCTGGAGTCCCGGCGCAGGGCGCTCCAGGCGGCGGACGCCGAAGGGCTGGAGCGGCTCGCGGGGCCGGACACGCCCGGGCCAGGCGGGCCGGAGTGGGCGCGGTTGCGGCAGGTCCGGGCGCGGGCCTACCAGGTGGAGGCGTGGTACGTCCGGCTGGAGCGGGACGACGCGGTGGTGACGGAGCATTGGCGCCTGCGGGGGGCGCTGCCGGCGAAGCCGGTGGATACCCGAGGCGAGCGGCGCCTCTTGTTGTCATTCAGTGGTGATGAATTCTTGTTTTCTCCCAGCCTCATGTAGGCTAGCCGTCTCGGAGGCAGGGCCCTGGCGGGCCGATTCATGGAAGAGCCCCTCAAGCAGCTACTGACCCTCGGGCGCGGCTACTTCGAGAAGAAGCAGTACGCGCAGGCCGAGCAATACCTCGCGAAGATCGTCGAGCAGAATCCGACGTTCGCGGACGTATTCAACATGCTCGGCATCATCTACCACGACCAGGGGCAGTTCGCCCGGGCGCAGCGCGCGTTCGAATCCGCGCTGAAGCTGAACCCCGCCTACACAGAGGCGGCGCTCAACCTGGCCGTCATCTACAACGACATGGGGAAGTACGCCGAGGCGAAGGAGGTCTACCAGGCCGCCCTCTCCCAGCAGAAAGGCGGCCCCGGCGAGCTCGACCCCTACGTCGAGAAGAAGATCGCCAACATGTACGGCGAGATTGGCGACGTCTTCGCCTCCAGTGGCGTGTGGGCCAAGGCCATTGAAGAGTACCGGCGCGCGCTCGCGCTGTGTCCGCAGTTCGTGGACATCCGCCTCAAGCTGGGCAACGCCCTGCGCGACGCGGGTGACAACGCGGCGGCCCTCATCGAATACGAGCAGGTCATCGCCCAGAACCCGGCTTTCATTCCGGGACACATCCAGTATGGAGTCGCGCTGTACTCGGCCGGGCGGAGGGCGGAGGCGGTGCAGGTCTGGGAGGACGTGCTGGTGCGCAGCCCCGGCAACAAGAGCGCGCAGATGTACCTCAACCTGGTGAAGGACCCCGGCAAGGCGGAGCAGGCTGGCTGACGACCATGGACACCCAAAAGACCTACGCCCTCAAGTTCATCTCAGGGAAGTACCAGGGCGGCGAATTCCCGCTGAAGGCGGACAAGCACATCGTCATCGGCCGCTCCAGTGAGCTGGACATGGTGCTCGTGGAGGACATGGTCTCCCGCAAGCACGCGCGCATCAGCTTCTCCGATGGGAGCATCACCATCGAGGACCTGGGCTCCACCAACGGCACCTTCGTCAACGGCGAGAAGGTGAAGCAGTCGCGCCTGAAGGAGGGCGACCGCATCCTGATTGGCACGTCCATCCTCAAGCTGGTGCACCAGGGCGCCGAGGGCGCCAGCGTGGATGAGGGCACCGCCCGCCTGAAGCTGGAGGAGGCCGCCGCCGCCCAGGCCGCGCGGACCACCAACAAGGCCAGCTCCATGACGGGGAA
Proteins encoded in this window:
- a CDS encoding outer membrane protein assembly factor BamD yields the protein MRSAVAFLSAFLLFGTGCTALTQGQAGEPDYAAVADENLRLGAEALENKDFLRAQKYFEYVRTKFPYQEAAREAELKLADVDFEREAFPEAKEQYQAFIKLHPTHAKVDYAAFQSAMTHVRAYPSEFFALPPSNEKDQGEIRSALVAMQEFLRQYPQSQYVPDAKEHLEDARRRLASHELYAAHFYQQRERWKAVAQRLEGLLRHYPGTEFEEEALFDLHEAYVKLNDTAKAQDTLRQVLRRLPGTPAAERAQRMLGS
- a CDS encoding ATP-dependent helicase — translated: MDLSKLNPPQREAVVTLEGPLLVLAGAGSGKTRVITHRIVHLLNERPGLIMARNILAVTFTNKAATEMKERLVHMAGPRAQGVLVCTFHAFGAEMLREDIHRLGWPRKFAIADMGDQLANIRRAMREHKIDDRAFDARKVLTLISKAKNSGKAPEPKPEGIGDDYDLITHLVYPDYQLSLKAQGSVDFDDLLLLPARLLREHPDLYEKYTRRFRYLLVDEFQDTNTAQLELLKLLAGRSRNVCAVGDDDQCIYSWRGAEVRNILDFDRLFPGGKEVRLEQNYRSVQTVLDAANAVIAKNPERKAKQMWTDRKGGTKVKVVTCPNDEEEARFVAHEIQKHMALGISADDIAVLYRTNGQSRPIEEMLREKNIGYEVVGGSEFFDRREVKDVIAYFKVIVNKLDEISLLRIVNVPSRGIGDVTMERLSVHARGEGVTLWTVMKKAADYEDLPPGAGARVLDFVEMVERYRAAYEHGQLANVTRKLLEEIGFREATRAHATSATAADKKLKGVDGVLNSLENFEKREGPKASLLTYLNRLSLDTRQEEEEVPGANRRVTLMTVHASKGLEYRLVFFIGMEEDLMPHGGMQGEAQNLEEERRLCYVGITRAKEVLYLTRAATRVKRGKEVPRTPSRFLEDLPPEVIEVMDMDAPREGPPTTEEKNFFANLKERFKKPAVPGGPPGGAGPAGGAAR
- a CDS encoding tetratricopeptide repeat protein, giving the protein MEEPLKQLLTLGRGYFEKKQYAQAEQYLAKIVEQNPTFADVFNMLGIIYHDQGQFARAQRAFESALKLNPAYTEAALNLAVIYNDMGKYAEAKEVYQAALSQQKGGPGELDPYVEKKIANMYGEIGDVFASSGVWAKAIEEYRRALALCPQFVDIRLKLGNALRDAGDNAAALIEYEQVIAQNPAFIPGHIQYGVALYSAGRRAEAVQVWEDVLVRSPGNKSAQMYLNLVKDPGKAEQAG
- a CDS encoding regulatory protein RecX; translated protein: MPPEDEGPDAVRRATDACLKLLSMRGRSRRELEQALARKGFTEAVSEAALARVKDWGYLDDERFARERATLLLGRGRLGPQAVAHRLRAHGLEEGTAQQAISEASDVVAFDALATARAVLEKRGLLGRPLGARERARAGRLLDSRGFSEDVIHRLLGEASLDPSGPEE
- a CDS encoding type IV pilus twitching motility protein PilT; translation: MELNEILQIALRGGASDIHLKAGLPPMFRVDGSLVPLKDGRRLPPEEVARMAFGIMNEFQKEKFKASNEVDLAYGVPGLGRFRVNVFQQRGTVGAVLRVIPFKVMTIQDLLLPQILAKICGEERGLVLVTGTTGSGKSTTLAAMIDHINANETSHIMTIEDPIEFLIRDKRSIVNQREVGVDTMSFAQALKSALRQDPDVILVGEMRDHETIETALHAAETGHLVMSTLHTLDATETINRIVSAFPPHQQKQVRLQLASVLKGVVSQRLVPRADGKGRVAAVEVLRVTARVREMIEDKDRTKEIHDAIAQGTDTYGMQTFDQSLMSLVRQGLVTYEEAHRQATNPDDFALRFSGISGTSDSKWDNFDSKPGESRPIPGSSAFAQKGAPTGVPAPQAAPAPAPMAQPMRPGAPAPQQMRPGAPPPQAMRPGAPAGAPMGRPMAPPAARPPAPAPAPAAAGGDDDFQIERF
- the rplM gene encoding 50S ribosomal protein L13, giving the protein MSQKTYSAKAGDIKRQWHVIDVSDKVLGRAASQIATLLKGKHKAIYTPSMDTGDHVVVINAEKVKVTGTKEQDKMYYRHPFAGFPGALKITNLEKLRQRHPEDIIINAVRRMLPRNALGRQMMTKLKVYAGDTHPHAAQKPSAFEVEA
- the rpsI gene encoding 30S ribosomal protein S9 codes for the protein MPIHQELGFYATGRRKEATARVWIRPGTGLVTINGRELNAYFGRETSKMILNQPLEILEQKGKVDVTVNVKGGGLSGQAGAIRHGIARALCSFNPEFRPALKKAGFLTRDARAVERKKYGQPGARRRFQFSKR